Sequence from the Actinocatenispora sera genome:
GGGTCGCCAGGAGCGCTTGACCGACTCCTCGTTCAAGATCTGGATCATGCTCGGCGAAGCCGTCTTGCATCGGCCGGTGGGTGGTGCCGACGTGCTTCGCGAACAGTTGCTGCACCTGCACACGCTGAACAAGCAAGAGAACGTCAGCATCCAGCTCATCCCCTACGAGGCGGGTGGGCATGCGGCTCTCGGCACCTCGTTCGCGATGTTCCGCATGATCGACCTCGCGGCC
This genomic interval carries:
- a CDS encoding DUF5753 domain-containing protein, whose translation is MPDPSVPPGSVDDAVATRLGRQERLTDSSFKIWIMLGEAVLHRPVGGADVLREQLLHLHTLNKQENVSIQLIPYEAGGHAALGTSFAMFRMIDLAASFAYVEWLTDSVYIDQPEDIEVYGYVCNKLMASGADKPTTQRMLMRRIRDLS